A window of Eubalaena glacialis isolate mEubGla1 chromosome 11, mEubGla1.1.hap2.+ XY, whole genome shotgun sequence genomic DNA:
CTCTCCAAGTGCTGATGGTGGCCACGGCCAGGTTGCCTGAGTCACCGTGGCCAGAGTAGCCATGCGGGGCTGCCAGGGTTGAATGGGCTGGGTGGTTGCATGTTCACATCCCCTGAGAGGCTGCTTCTTGGAGGTACCTTAGTGAAGAGCTTCCCCAGATGGCTTGGGGTCCGTTATTTCTCATCTCTCTCCAGGGGAGGTGTGACCTTAGATCTGACGATGCAAGCTGACCCCACTCACTTTTGCTCACCATTTCACTCCGTACCGTCACTTCCTGACAACCCGAGCGAGGCTGTCACGGGAAAGCCACAGCAATGAACTCCAGGGCCCAACAGAGCTATGGAGTGTGTCTTTCTGGAGAGTGACACAGAAAGCCCGTTTCGTCCTCAGCCACCCGAGAGCAATAACTCCCCTTTATGTGGAGCTTTACAGCCAGTGCATCTCTTCACCCACATCTCAGGCCAGCCGCTTTcctgccctgggcctcagcttcttcatctgcaaaatggagataacagtgGAACCCTGCTCATTGGGTTGGTGTGAGGATTTAATATACGTAGCGCTCACAGAACAGCGACTGGCATGTAGCAatgctgctgttattattattatctcatttaatctgatTTTGCTTTTCACAACACCGTGTGGTCGAGGCTATTGCAATTCCCTTTTCCaacaaaggaaactgagactcaggtgAAAGCAGTGATCGCTAACATTGACCGAAGGGCTACTACGTGTAAGGCGTGGTTTAAGGCACTTTCCATCTATCAATTCATTTGATTTCGTATCCGCCCTGTGAGGTAGGTTACATTAtaatcatcaccaccacccccccccccgccattttacagttgaaggaaCACAGGTTCAGAGTGACTGACGTGCAGCGAATCCCCTGGGGACCGTGTGACAATGCAGAtgctgactcagtaggtctggggtggggctcccAGCTGGTGCCGATGCTGCTGGCCCAGCTGGTAGAAGGCGAGGCCCGGATTTGAACTCAAACCCAGCATCCCTTACTTCTCCTGTCGTACAGTGCAGCCTCTCATGCTGGACATGCTTGTTTCGGAAATGAATGATAGTCATGTCTCTTGGCTCCTTGGTGGGCACTGGCTCTGAGCAAACAATTGTTAAGTAGACAAAACCACCAGCATTCTCCTAACAGCTATAGTTTATAGAGTCAGCCAGTACCAGGACTCTTCCAGGGGCTTTACGTGCATGTCTTCAATCCTCAGAACAGCGTTAGAGGTGGgttctattattattcccattttgccgATGAGGAAATTGCTGGCAGTTCCCACCCATGATGTAGCAGTGCCAAGTCCAAGGTTAGCCCCAGGTGCTTCTGGCTCCACAACCTCTGATCTGTCCAGTGCACTTCCTCTCAGACATTGCAAATGACTGTCAGACCGTTGCTTTTATTATCATCAACGTCAGCATCCTTTCCCAGTGGTTAATCATCAGCAAGCTGATCCTTCCTTTCTCACTGGGTGAGCTCGCAGGGATTATTCACAGTGATCCGAGGTTaatccccttttaaaaaaatggtggtaaaatatatgtaacgtAAAGCTTACCATTTTTAGGTTTTCGgtccagtggcattaagtacattcacattgttgtgcaaccatcaccaccatccatctccagaacttttgcatcttcccaaccagaaactctgtgcccattcaCCACTAACTCCccgttcccccctcccccagcccctggcaaccgccCTTCTACCTTCTTCTGTCTTGATGAACTTGACTCCACTAagtacctcacataagtggaattatataatatttatctgtttgtgtctggtttgtttcacttagcgtaatgtcttcaaagttcatccatgttgtagtgagGTTAATTCTTTTGAAATGTGAATAATCACTTCCCACTTTGTATAACTCTGATTTTCATCCAGCAGGGCACACCTCTAGAAAGGcttgaaaacaacagaaactccAGAAATTAAGGACATGAGTGCTGATATCCTTTTCAGAGTCCAGGCTGAACTGAATAGCCCAGTGTGAGGACAGAGGGTGGCTCTGAACAAGGCAGGGCAACAGTCCATCACCAGCAAAGTGGTTACCTTTCTCCAGAGGTTACCAGTGTGTCGGCAACATACAACTTTGAAAGCAAAGCTGGATGCCTCCTTGGTGGAGTCACCCTCGATACACAACTGATATTCTGTTACAGAGAATCGTACAGAACCCAATGTTCACGTAGCTGTTCTGTCTGTGACCTTCAGCGGAGCTTCTTAAGTCCTCTAACCTTCAGTTGCTTCACTTACAGAGCGAGGGGCAGGATTAGTTCACCGCTTACGACTCTTCCAGGTTGGAACCATTTCTGggattcctttttgttttattatgtttaaaatcattatttcccaaatttcccaaatgtcttttcttttgttctcttcatgGATTTTGCCTTTTCCTAGTATCTTCTGTGCTATTTCACTTTAATACTTTTATTTAGTGCAATTCACTTAAGAAATCATGtgtatttgaaaaagaaaccTTACATAATTACCTCCAATGGAAAACCAGTATTGTTTTGAGTATCATGAAGCTAATAAAGCTACCCAGGTGGATTTAAAGGTGGGACACGTATTTGAGCTCCAACCgtgtaaaatgcttaaaatagtaATTGGCACATActttatgtcatttaattttcactatGACACCGTGGGGGTGGATACTATTcctacctccattttacagatgggaaattgAGGCTTTGAGAAGTTTTATAACCAGTGGCCATTTCCCGTCTTATAGTTGATATAAGCTCCATACGGCGTGGAATCTTAGCACTGCAGCCCAAGTTTAAGTGGCTCAAGGATggagaactgtgtgtgtgtgtgtgtgtgttgattaatatttcttttccaCTGAAGTGCCAAGAACATGGACTAATCTAgatttctattaattttatgtCAGCAACAATGACAGTTTAACTGGGAGAGGCTGATAAACATCAGTCTGTGAGGATAGGAGTGGGCCGTAACATAAACATACTTCTCAGAAGGGCTACAAAGAAAGCAAGGATGCCCAGACTCGGAGCActcctggtgtgtgtgtggggattTGCACGTGGTGGTGGCGGGTGCCtctcacgtgtgtgtgtgtgtgtgtgtgtgtgtgtgcgcctgtgTTTGGAAGCTCACGCAGTGTCCCGGATGCCGCCGACGTTCACAGTGCTGTGTCGGTTCCTGCCTTAGCCCACTTCCCGGGATGTTCCAGGGCTGCAGCTGGTCCCTTCCTGTCCTGATTGACAGGGCACACTTCATAAAGCTTCCAACCAACTTCCTGCAAGCTAGTCAGGGGCCTTGAAAAGAAAGTGGAATTCAGGGCAATTAAGTGCAAGCTGAGCTCCGAGAATGCGTTTTCTGAGGGGCGGTTGTGCGCCAGCTGCTTTCGGTGCCATTCCGTTCATTCAGGGGTGACTTTTACAAAGTAGCCTTCTTCTGGGCGCTGCATTCAAAACAGAGCCTCAGCTAGGCTGTGTGTGAATCACTCATCCTATTTATAAGCTTCAAGTGGAAATCAGTTTGGGGCAGGGCAGAAGTCTGCAGAGGCTCAGCGTGGAAGGCTGGCTTAGACTGGGTGAGATTTGCAGATTACCCAGGGGCAGCGCTGGGCAGTGGTTTGAACCTTTAGAGACACTCGGTTTACATTGTTGCTTGCTAGGTAGCTCTCCTGAGACGAATAACGTAATTtccctaaacctcagttttctcatctgttaagtgggttttaaaaaaattatgatagaATatccataccataaaatttaccattttaacactTTTAAACGTACCATGTCAGTGGCATGAAATACATTCACATGGTTGTGTAAATGGGATTTTAGATAGGATTAGATTAGAGGGTGTAAGGTGCTTAGAACCATGCCTGATAATTGGAGGTTGTTCTGTAAGTGGTAACTaagtttactattattattttgtattatctACTAATTGTCTTGtgcttttcaaaatataatgCCTATTCTGGTGACAGGTGTTTCTTGGGTGAGGGCAGGTGCTAAGCAGTGGATGTTACAGAGATGAGGGGCAGATGTGGAACCTGCCACCTGCCTCGGGGGACTCAGCCTAGTAGGCAAGgtgaatttatatacatataatatatatatttgtatatacatatgtacatacatatgtaagtacatatgtaatatatattatatgaatgTATGTGATATATGTGAtgatatgtacatgtataatatatacatcatacatatatatgtgataaaacGTATATACGTgtaacatatatacattatatgtacatatgaataggtgcacacagacacacagaagagCGCTGCCATAAAGGATAGTAAAACACTTCAAGAAACCAAAGGAGAAGAGAGTGATTCCAAGGGGTGTGCGATACAAGAGAAGCAAGGTTAGGGAAAACATTTGCCTGGAGCTTGCAGACAAAGTTTCAAGGCACTTTTTCGTTCACCttgattaattctttttttaaaaatcattctcacAATAATGCTGTGATCCAGAAGAGGATAGGGATCATGGGTTTCCATTTTCTGgtggtaaactgaggctcagagtagcTAAGGGACCTGCTCCATGTCACACAGATGGCTAGTGGCAGAGTTTGGGCTGCAATGTGATGACTCAGAACCCAGTGCTGTGGGTCCATTTCATCGAGGGTCCCAAGGTGGGCAAAATACAGCTCTGATCGGGGCGTAGGTCTGTAAAAGGTGGTGATGTCCAGTGAACAGGTAGGTACGTACACCACTGTGGATGAAGGCAGTGAGATTTTAGGTAGGCCACAGACGGACGGGTCTCAGGTTAATAGTTACACACTTCAGTGTTCATCAGAAACATCGAGCATGTGATTCTGTGGGTATTTCTCAGGACAAGTCTACACTGACATGAAAATAGAGTCCTTGCAAGGAGTGATTTTCAGTAACAGAGCATGCAGTGGGTGCCAGGGACTGCAGTCGGGGATCACTGGCCCAGTTGTGCCAACTGGTCCTTTCATGAAGGCTCAGGGCTGCAGAGAAAAGGGTGACCCAGCTGGCAGAGCCACGCAGGGGCGCCTCAGCTGCTTTGGTCCATGTGGTGTGAGCTGAGCCAATGCAGACGCTGACTGTAATGCTAACAGGCTCCCTGGGTCTTGCTCCTCTTTGTAGATTGCCGACTTTGGGCTTTCCAACCTGTACCAGAAGGACAAGTTCTTGCAAACGTTCTGTGGGAGCCCGCTCTATGCCTCTCCCGAAATTGTCAACGGGAGGCCTTACCGAGGGCCAGAGGTGAGCAGCTTGCCTGGCGTGTATGgtggggggctggaggggagaaaAGAACTGAACCTAGGaatacttaaaacaaacaaacaaacataaaagcaagcaaacaagaaACCGTTTCCTTATATGATTATAAAAGCCATAATATACACACCTGGGAGAAAAATCCAGAACAgcctaaaagagaaaataaagttgcCTGCAATCTCCCCACAAGAGATAACCACTTAATATATTTATGTGACTTCTTCTTAGGCTTTTTTTTCCAGTGTAGATCTCGTATTTCAAATAATTGAGGTcactgtatatgtgtatatctcGCCTTTTATTACTAACTTAAAATTGTGACTTTTCTGAATTTGTTATTACTAAAAACATGGTTTTTAACGATGACATAATGttttattgtatgaatatactgtaatttatttaatcacttcCCTAGCGTTAGAcagattgttttcagtttttccctattataataaaacaagcaaaacagaACGCAAACAGCCTCACTCTGCAGTGGATCTTTTTGCGTGTATTTTTGACAGCATGTATTTCTGATcaaggaaatacattttaattgcaTCTTCTGATtcatgagaaatacatttctctgTGTGCCTAAAGCTTTCAGGGCCACTGTAAGACACAGGTATGTGAaaatatcattttgaaaatggGAGAATTGTGActgattattcatttttaaagagataGTTCTATTTATAGAGAGATTCATCCACTCAGGATCCTTTAAGTAGCAGCCATTCAGTGGGTTGAAATGTTTCCTTCCAAATATTTATCTGTTTGAGAGTGTTTGGGGCAGGGCTAGAGGGTAAAGAGATGGATGCCAAGAGCCTCCATCACTTGCAGTGAGGAGAAAGTCTTTCCAAAACAAGAATGTAAGGGAGGAGCCTAAGATCCAATTTACAACATTGCAGAAACTTGACACTGTAAATTTATCACAGATAATGAATGCTGCTTTGATCCTCGATGATCTGTTTCCGAGCTTACAAGCTGGCAGCCTGTGATCTGGCCAGCAAGAGTGCTTTATTTGGCcatctttctaaaaaaaattgaacaaacatttaataaatgggagatttcacataaaagtcTGTTTTCTGACTTCTCTTGAAAAACCAAAGGATCTAGCAGTGCTGGGCCTATATTACTATGTGACAGCAACTAGCCAGAGGAGGCTGCCTGTGTAAGATGGGTGAATGCCCTCTACAGTTTGTCTTCAAACCAACACTCCACGTGGTACCCCACCGTCTCTCTTTCTTTGTTCATGTTTGTTGTCTGCCTGGCTCTTGTAAGCATTTGAGTTTGCAACCCCTGAGCCATTTGAAGAAGGTGCAGGATTCCTGCATTAGGAGTCAAGAACCCCATGTTCCAGTCTTACCTCCATcactgggatggggaggggcctCTGGAGAAACCATTTAACTTCCTTGGGCCTCAGTATTCTCATCTGCCAAATAGGGCTGAAAATAATCCGGGGCCCTACCTGTTTCACAAAATTATAGTGAGGATCAAAGAATATCATCTATTCAAGAAAGTTCTTCTATGGGTTGGGACCATTGGTCTCAGTTTGCAACGAAAAGGTCAGGCTCTGAAACAGGCCCCAGGTGCACTGCATATCAGGTGTCAGGCTGTGGTGGGAACCTGTCTGCCAGGTGCTAAATTCCATTCCTGGGGTCGTTGAGGGTGGCTGCTCATGGTCTGTGATGCTAATGGTTTGGAAGGGAATCCGCTTCCCAGCTCCTATATGTCCTGTCTCTCTGCTCCAGGTGGACAGCTGGGCCCTGGGTGTGCTGCTTTACACTCTCGTTTATGGAACGATGCCCTTCGATGGTTTCGATCACAAAAACCTCATTCGACAGATCAGCAGCGGAGAGTACCGGGAGCCCACGCAGCCCTCAGGTGTGTGCCCACGGAGGGTCAGCAGTTAAGCCGGGCGAGGCCAGCTCACACATTCTGCTTTTGTGTCAGTGTCTGTAAGGAGACTcctgcttttcctctttcttctccccagtTCTTTGCCTTCTGGCAGAGCTGGCTTATTAGGCCACTTTCCCCAAACCTTCCCACTGTGATATTTCCAGAACAGTTGTTCTACTCTGCAGGCTAGGCGTCCTGTTTGcttgctgtgtgaacttgggcaaggcCCTTACCCTGTTTAGATtcggtttctccactgtaaattcaCATTTTGGAAAAGGTATTACGTGAAATCCCTTCCAGTTCACGTAGACATAAAACCCCCTCAGTAGACTCTAAGGGTGGCAGCTGCTCTTTTGCACACCTTGCCCTGGCCAGGGGGTATGGCCCGTGGGTGCTGTTTCATGACCTGTTGCCACAGAACAAGTCTATCCCATCCCGCTCCCACACCCAAACAAACTCAGCAGTGTAAACAACAGCTATTAGCCGTTATCTCTTGCTTCCCTGGATTGGTTAGAGCTTTTCTGGCCTGCCTTGGGGTTTCTCCTACAGTTGCAATCAGACGGTAGCTGGAGTTGGGGCCGATTGTGGGGACACCTCGGGGCCCCTCCGTGTGGGCTCTCTCCCCATGAGCTGCCTCCCCAGGCCTCTCTCTCTAGGAAGGAGCGTGGACTTCTTACATAGCAGCTCAGGGCTCgaagatggaggaagaagcaGCTGCCAGGCCTTCTTAACGTCTGCTTGGAAGCCAGATGATGTCACTTCTGCCACGTTCTATTGGTCAAAGCGACCAAGGCCATAAGCTCCATCTCTTGATGAGAGAGCATAGTGTGGGTACAGAAGGGGTGTGTACAGGTGGCCGTATTTGGAATGTGGTTAACAGACACTTCGTATATTGCAATACGCGCATCCTacgtgtgtatatacacacacacagttgattctcattatttgcCGCAGTTGTGTCCTATAACATTGCTATGAACACTGAGTTTGTGAATAATGAAGCACTACTCATAGGGAAATACAGGGCTTGACTCCTGGGAGCCTCTGTTCACAACGTTTTTGTCAACTGATCAATCCATAtccttgttttatgtatatttctgtttaaagacgcctcatttaaaatatactgttGATTCATGAACATCGAACTTACGGCCAACAGCACTttaactcatgcctgaatgagGCTTATCTGACTCATATGTTTTCTCCGTAAGGTACATCACTGCCTTCTTGCCCTTAGAATCCCCAGATAGCACTTCAGCACCAcgcttgggggccattttaaacagtgaaatcaccaatAAAAAGTGCAAATATGTGAAAAGCATGAACTAAACGGACTGTGAAAAGGACACTTGCTTACAACATGAGagcagaaacaagaaggcagTGCCTTGTCACCTGGTTCTGCTTCAGCTGGGAACACACATGTGCATTGGGGGGGGGCAATTCACATTTTTTGCCACTTTGTGGAAAGCACCTtgagtattgatttgggggttacaaataaattttaatgagtAGGCGAatttagaaatacaaaatctgtgaataatgagCACTgactattttatatgtataaataggTATAGATATgcagatatctatatctatacatttTTTCAATAAGCTAACccgtgttttctttttgtttgtttgtttgtttgtttttagaaaattcaGGGTGAACTCTATGGCAGCCTCTTTGCCTGACCAGCTAACTTGTGTCAGCACAGTTTCTGGTACACTACAGgggttcagaaaatatttattgaccgaATGAATGAACATCCTGTTACTTTTCAGGGGTGCGGCTCACCCTTGGCTCCATTGCCAGGTCCCGGCCAGCTACTCATTAGCTACATAAGTAGCTGAGGGGAGGTGGTGCCTTCCCAGGATATAATTCAGCCCCCATTTGGGGAGCACAGTTTGATCTTAAAAGGCGATTTATAAGCTGTGAGAGTCTGTTGGTTCCTGTGGCCTCCTCAACATCCCTTTGGGGCTTTCCCCTAATTCTTTGGCAGCAGAAATTGACAAATGGAGTTTTTCAGACAGGCCGTAAGCGGATAGCAGATAGAGATCAGCTCTCTGATCTGGCAGCTTGGTAGGCTATGGCTTATGTCAGAGAGGGAGCACTGAGTGTGGGATTCAGAGCCTGGCCAAGGCCCGGGTCAGGCCAGCCTTGGGGACGGCCCCCCTGTCAATGCCCAGGCGTGCCAAGTATGAACACCTCTCcatccttctctgtctctccctctctgatgAGAAGCCTTTTCCTTGCCATCTCAGCCCTAAATTTCCTTTTTGTGCTGACACATTTTCCTGGTGACCTGAGCGCTGTGTGTTTATATAAACCTAACTTTGGAGGACTAAAAGCCATGGTAATCTATACCTGTTTTCCCATTTAGTAAAACGATATCCACCAAAGGAATGGTGGGGCCCTGCTTGGGGTCGGATCTGGATTCTTTCCTGGTTACCTGGCCTTCCCCATTTTATAAAGATCTGAGTTGATGGAAAGTCAGCAGTTTGACATTCCGTCAGTAGCGTGGAGAAACATGCCAGGCTGTGATAGCCCACTGGCCTGTGGCTCTGAGTCTTGATGACGCTTTCTGATGTACAGTCTGGAAGACTACGGCTTCCTGCTCCATAGTGTGGCTGCACCAGGGCTCCGTTTGGATTTTTCCTCAAATGAGTGTGTCTCCTTTGCACCCCCGGAGCGTCAGCTTTGGAAAGCCCAAAACTCCCGTAAAATGTATTGTCCCTTCTGCTTCTTCTCCCATAGATGCCCGAGGCCTCATTCGGTGGATGTTGATGGTGAACCCCGACCGCCGGGCCACCATCGAGGACATTGCCAACCACTGGTGGGTGAACTGGGGCTACAAGAGCAGTGTCTGTGACTGCGATGCCCTTCACAGCGCCGAGTCCCCACTCTTGGCCCGCATTATCGACTGGCACCACCGTTCCACAGGGCTGCAGGCTGAGGCTGAAGCCAAAATTAAGGGCTTGGCCAAACCCGGGGCCCCCGAGGTCATGCTGGAGCGGCAGCGGTCGCTGAAGAAGTCCAAGAAAGAGAACGACTTTGCTCAGTCCGGCCAGGACTCGGTGCCTGAGAGCCCATCCAAGTTGAGCTCCAAGCGGCCCAAAGGGATCCTGAAGAAGCGGAGCAACAGCGAGCATCGCTCTCACAGCACCGGCTTCATCGAAGGCGTCGTCAGCCCTGCCTTACCCCCCGCGTTCAAGCTGGAGCAGGACTTGTGCCGGACTGCCGTGCCCCTGCCAAGCGCCCCCGAGGCGGAGGTGCCAGCTAAACTCAGCCCCAAACAGTCGGCCACGATGCCCAAGAAAGGCATCTTGAAAAAGACCCAGCAGAGAGAATCGGGTTACTACTCGTCCCCGGAACGCAGCGAGTCTTCGGAGCTGCTGGACGGTAACGATGGGCTGGGTGGCGGCATCCCTTCCCCGAGCCCCCCGGATCCGGCCAGGGTGACGTCCCACAGCCTCTCCTGCCACAGGAAGGGCATCTTGAAACACAGCAGCAAGTACTCAGAGGGCACCATGGACCCGGCCCTGGCCAGCCCCGAAATGCCCACACTGGAATCCTTGCTGGAGCCCGGCATCCCTGCCGAGGGCCTCTCCCGGAGCTACAGCCGGCCTTCCAGCGTCATCAGCGACGACAGCGTCCTGTCCAGCGACTCCTTCGACTTGCTCGACTTGCAGGAGAATCGCCCTGCCCGCCAGCGCATCCGCAGCTGCGTCTCTGCCGAAAACTTCCTCCAGATCCAGGACTTCGAGGGGCTCCAGAACCGGCCCCGGCCCCAGTAC
This region includes:
- the NUAK1 gene encoding NUAK family SNF1-like kinase 1, translated to MEGAAAPAAGDGPDLGSGAPGSPPEAGAGATAAPAAAAPEPRKPHGVKRHHHKHNLKHRYELQETLGKGTYGKVKRATERFSGRVVAIKSIRKDKIKDEQDMVHIRREIEIMSSLNHPHIISIYEVFENKDKIVIIMEYASKGELYDYISERRRLSERETRHFFRQIVSAVHYCHKNGVVHRDLKLENILLDDNCNIKIADFGLSNLYQKDKFLQTFCGSPLYASPEIVNGRPYRGPEVDSWALGVLLYTLVYGTMPFDGFDHKNLIRQISSGEYREPTQPSDARGLIRWMLMVNPDRRATIEDIANHWWVNWGYKSSVCDCDALHSAESPLLARIIDWHHRSTGLQAEAEAKIKGLAKPGAPEVMLERQRSLKKSKKENDFAQSGQDSVPESPSKLSSKRPKGILKKRSNSEHRSHSTGFIEGVVSPALPPAFKLEQDLCRTAVPLPSAPEAEVPAKLSPKQSATMPKKGILKKTQQRESGYYSSPERSESSELLDGNDGLGGGIPSPSPPDPARVTSHSLSCHRKGILKHSSKYSEGTMDPALASPEMPTLESLLEPGIPAEGLSRSYSRPSSVISDDSVLSSDSFDLLDLQENRPARQRIRSCVSAENFLQIQDFEGLQNRPRPQYLKRYRNRLGDSSFSLLTDMDDVTQVYKKALEICNKLN